Below is a window of Humulus lupulus chromosome 2, drHumLupu1.1, whole genome shotgun sequence DNA.
tatagttataagaGAATTCCCACAAGTTTTCAAGAAATTATGGATAATTTTGAGTGtcaaaatcaagtttcaaatAAGCTGTTTCACGCATGTATGTATAAAAAATGAAATAGGCATGAATGCAATAAGCTGTTTGAATCTTGATTTCAGCACCCTAAATTATCTAGAATTTTTCGAAAATTTGTGAAAGATCACCTATAACTAAAATACacacatcatataaaaaaaatgggGTTACAACTTATCCATACGTCGAAAACAATAAAATTCCTACGGATAGTGCTAAAAAAACAATTCCTACTGTAAGAGCCCCTTTAGTTCGATATTTAGAGATATAAATATATGATTGAACAATTGAGAGAGTAAGATCTCAGAGATTTCACGTTAGGACCATATGCAAAACTTACTATGTTCCTACTACTCTTCTTGTGCTTGCTTCAGTTTGTTTGCCTCCAAAAATCCTTGCCAAACCAAAGTCAGAAATTTTGGGAATCATTTCTTCATCTAATAGAACATTGCTTGTTTTCAAATCTCTATGGATAATCCTTAATCTTGAATCATGGTGGAGGTAAAGAAGACCTCTAGCAATTCCCAGTATGATATCAAAGCGTAGTTCCCAATTCAACCGCACGCAAAGTGTTTGATCTTGCAAGATTTACATTTGAAATTTGATATATCCTTCTATTTACTGTTAAGACGAAAAAAAAAAAGGCTGAAATTTTTCTTGAATAATTCACATCAAACTTACCAAATATGAATGAGTTCAAGCTTTTGTTGGGCATATATTCATACAGtaataatttttcttctttttcaacaCAATAGCCCAAAAGTCTGACAAGGTTCCGATGCTGGAGTTTTGCAATCAACGTGACTTCATTCTTAAATTCCTCTAAGCCCTGCCCTGAGCCACTTGAGAGCCTCTTTATAGCAATTTCTTGACCTCCTGGAAATTTTCCCTGCCGAAGTTCCACGCAAAGATAGATAAatctaattaatatttattaagatGGTTGAGAAATGATACTTTAGTGAGTACTGAGGATGATGATTTTGAGCATTAGTTACCTTATAAACAGAGCCAAAACCTCCTTTACCAAGTTTGTTTGCGTCTGAAAAATTATCTGTAGCCACTATTATACTTTCCAAAGCAACAAAGGGCACATCTATACCTTTCCTTTCATCTTCTCTGAACTGGCCTAACTTCATAAAGTTGGCAATTTGTTTCTCAGTGTCATACAAGAGAACTTCCTGTTTTTCCAATATTTTCTTCTTGTCACCTGCTTTTAAACATCACTTATTAAtacgaaaataaataaataaaccaaaATATTAACGTGAAGATTTGGTATTAGAAGTTGTAAGCAGTCGTGAGTATTTGCAGTCTAATAATTAGAATGACCTTGGCTTTTGGTCTGTTTTTTTCTTCTCTGATAATAAACAGAACAAGCAATACTTAAGACGAGAACAGCAGCAGCCATGGTTCCCAGCATAACATGGAGTAACTTAGACTTCAAAAACTTGCTAGTTTCtgtattaaaaatataaacagtACAAGAGCGATTAGCATAATGGGATGGCTTTTCAGTGAAGATATAAATGGCAAACGATTCAGCAAAGTTGGACAAATATGGTCGTTCTTACTGTTTTTATGATCCTGAAACTCGGAAGCTGCAAGCCGAATGTGGAGACTTTTACTATTGCTGTCATGAGCATTGAGTTGCTTCAAATTTACGAGATCTTCTGTCCAAAATGAACAACCACTGCTGTTGTGGGCATAAGCTATGCATGAGCACATACGTAAACATTTCGATTCACAGTCTTGGATGGTCCCTGCTCGTAAAGATTGATTATTTTCTGGCAGTGTAATATAAGGGATTTCAAGAAATATGTCTCCCCCGACTTTGTCCGCACTGTCATCACGACACTGCAATTCTGTTTTTCTGATACATCCGTTTGAGTACTCCTTCAAATCCCATTCACTCTGAAACTTTGGGTGGAACCCTGTTAAACAGCGGCAGAAGGGTAACGATTTCTCATCGCAGAGGCTATATGCTCCACAAAATGAATAAACTTCACACTGTTGACTCGGATGGGACCCGCCGAAGTCCCATTTTTTAGAAGCAGAAAGCCAGTTGTATCGCTTTAGCTGCCCAGAAACATCCAGGAAAACTCGAGATATCATCGTTGTGTTTTTAACAGAATATGTAAAATAGCTTTCATTTTTATTCGATTCAAACCTTAAATTGTAGACAACTTCAAGGGTGCCAGGGATTGAGCGAAAATTATGTCCGTTCCAAGGTCCACTACTCCAATAGCTTATGGACTTATTCCAGAGTAGGATATACGAGTTGTCAGTTTCGTTTAGCTGAAAAGTGTAAAGGCTACGGGAAGGGTCTGTGGAATTCTTCCATGAAGTGAGAACTCGGTGGGTTTTGGTTATATTGTTGTATCCAATTTTATTACCTGGTAGAAAGGTGTGGGAAGGATGATCAAAACTTTGCCATAAAATTTTTAATCGATTGGAACCATCAATTAAGACAAGGTTTCCATCATCCCTAAGTACAGCTTGAACAGACGAGCTTGTGGAGTTCACATTTGTTGACCAAATTGAAGCTTCTGCCTCATTGAAAAGAACTAAATTGCCATCTGAGATTCTTAGCTGGGAGTAGTAAGAGACTGGTTTTTCTCTATTTGCTATCCAAACAACACTCCGTGACGGATCCACTTGGTACCATATGCCTACATAGTAGTTTTCGTTGTTACCTGGGCTAAAGAATCCTAGCACAAACACCCCACCTGCAGAAACAATGGTTGAAAACCCACTCAGGGATTGGTTTGCAGAGATGGTATCACCTCCTGTTCCTAGTGAGAAATTGGTTTTGACAAACAGACATAAGAACTGAATCACTAGGATAACGGGTCGATATGACATGGTATCTATTACTGAACAAGATGTAGAAGAAAAGTTAAAAGCGACCTTGTTGCACTGGTCACCCCCAAAAGAGTCTTGTGTCTTCGATCGCTTCCAGATCAAGGCAGGACACCATGGACAAGTCTCTGTTCTGGCTATAATACACAAGCCGTGTAAAGATTATCATCTTCTAAATGTGAAATATAGTAGTCAAACTTGACTTTTTAACTCTCTTTCAATCAACATTATGTGACCTACAGGATGCTCATATAAATTCTGAAGTTGTGAATGCCATTTCAAATAGTCAATAGTATAATTATATAACGTGAAAGGCTAAGGATTGACAATGGGGAAAAAAATCTGCTGTCCCCAATTTGCTATCCCCTTCATGTCCCACCAATTAGTTTAAGAcacctcatttatttatttaatatatatttaaattatttataattttttatttttccaatTATATTAATACTATAAATAGATGATGTGTCTTACAATAATTGGTGGGACATGGAGGAGATAAGAAATTGGGGACAACAGATTTTTTTTCTGAGTGTGGTGGGACTTAGACTTGATGTAGCCGAGGCGGGGTGGGGTCGGGATCGCTCCCTAATCTCCGCCCCGCCTATTGTTtactatttaataaaaatattttatttaaaaaaaattaagataattaatatgtttgaatataaaataattaaaaacaataaattataccattagtaaatatatatttttatataaattattatattatatatttttaataatatttgtattaaaaaaataaattagaataaaTTTATAATGTAAACGAGATGAGTGTTATGTCCCCCGTTCCAACCCCAATAGGAGCGGGTCCCCACGGGAACCCTACCCCATTGGTTAAATTGACATCCATACCTCCCATATGTTTATTATAGCTCAAAATTCTTAAAATGTCTCATCTTATAATAGCTCAACATTTCACCTTATGCATACTAAGTCTCTACATGTAACTAACCTTTGGAGTTCcttcaaaaatattttaatattttttttctttcgttCACCATATACAGGGCCGACCTTGGGCATAGGCGGGCTAGGCCCGTGCCTAGGGCCCACCCCTACCCAGGGCCCATTTTATTTCAAACTAGTTtaattttattagtttaattttatattactaaatattagtttaattttatttaaaattacataaaaaaattacatatacaaaaggacccgtttttttcaaatttattaaaaccgtCTTAGGCCCATTTTTTTTCAGGGCCGGccctccatatatatatatataacatttctATTCTTCACTCACTAACtcactctctttctttctttatctctcttcatatatttagatatgtatataatttttttcttatatacaaatatattatctcttcttttatataaatatggcacattaaaaaataattttcaatatattattattttttaattttatttgattaccaattatatatactttatataatttataaatattttatattataataatattaaaatattaatggTTTGAGAAAATGtatttggaaaaattataaatattaaaaaaatataatgataTTATTAATagttaaagaaaatatttaaaatgtaacGCCCCGGAtagctaagaccgttacactgtgtgtttgaaatagtgtaaGACTTATTAATAAagttatttgaataaaaatgtgatcctgaGGTTAGTGTAATGCTCCAAATtatccgatgtggtttaatggcgggattagtaggccgggagggccatacttgtttaaatatgccattaaatgataatatgcatgtatatgtgaattatattataatatgatgttaaatgtatgcatgtgagtccacattttaattacaggggtgtgatggtaatttggcccgttgagggaataattgtatatttgtatgcatgtcggtgatatgttgttgagaccacattataatgtgggtttgttcgagctattcgacatgagacgatcttggaatattgattagcggtctagtcacaacaggtttaagtttgtggctcgggatgagtctcggggtgattttaaggattagaacgttgccgggaattaaagggtaacaggatatgaattattggtgtttgagattatcgagaatagcgggaattggagaacgttaattatgattaacgagataggtggaaaataccaattttgcccttgggagcctttagaaaccttaattagacctaggggtattttggtctttttacccctaagatagatataaccatttttgagctgagaaagaggtagaaaatagagtatacttgaagcttctcccgtacctatctCCTCTTCAGCTTTCTTTGAGCTTATtaagccattcttgaggattcaagcttgggaagtaagccttgagagtttgggagagtgttcctccattgaagggcatcataagctgagctttgggtaagtttctaaccattgaattccctggtttgcccggttttagttctgttttacagctgaaatttctaggttgaatacttggttttgttgggagttttggctagggttcttatggttgtgatgtttgggatatgttagaatggtttttgggttcatttggcaccaaaaatgggatttggaagcattggaaacatgttagaatcgaaggagatgaagaaggaggtttcagggggtttctgatctggaggtagcgctgtagcgcccaccttagggcgctacaacgctactcagggggaatttgggcgtgttgggggttctgagtatagcgcaggggcgctaggggtcagcgctactctgttccttcaaagtcctgttttgggtgtttttaagggtttttgacttggggtttcaatccttaaggcctgggatcgaatctactcaccgtgtgggcatgtttcgaggtcccgagagtggtgcttaggttaagaccctatccatgttgattttcattaatggaggttataattggttgtgattaggtaaccgctaaggaaccaaaagattgatcgttctcaggggtcgtccttataatatttctcgctcgaacctgaggtaagagaactgcaccccgtGTATATGACATGTATGATAGTTGTTGAGGAATGCTGGTTGATAAATAtagacatggattgcatattaaatgctagtgaatattgtttacttgtatatgacactgactagtcagggacactgaacTAAGAGTCAAAACTGGCATaagtgtcctgaacgcagggccgaatgaagattagatctaatcaatagcagcgttgaatgactctgagGCATTAACGCTgggccgaccctaaggtcgatgaatcttataagcgcttggctagtctaaaactagttactcagagctagggcctaaggctcaggtgaccgtttgtcacatggctagggaacgttgttccagggttatgactctatggtcatgaggaaggttatgttggtgactagtcaccatgcacctatcctgtctaagctagtgaaatgttcaCTTATCTGTAAAGCCCGGTGGCCCTATCGCCACATCACTTAAGGGAGCGGtacccatattagtgacttttgtgactgtcacctatatgttttggactgatagtcctgaatgattattatgatcattgttgatattatatcatgctatattatgttttcttgctgggccttggctcatgggtgctatgtggtgccggtatagggaaagaaaagctcacccaaccttgagtggagagcttaggtggtgatgtgtacatatgcagccgcttgaccaccacggccaaggagttctcagaggaactagagggtttaccctatttttgtcgcttaggccggcggggttgtaaatttgaaacagtagtggccattttgtattataaatgacttgtaaatgttttgatgcgctcatgagcagtttatgtatttaataaaatatatcctttcctctttattggttttccaccttagcctgttaataacacttagagcacgtttttaaccaaaggactcgggtagcgggtcaaatttccggttcatcgatcaccgtaactgttctggggtaaccagggcgttacagttagtcaccagattagggttaaaatattttgagcttaaacgattaattttcattaaaatagatgtttggtacatgggatcccaaaaaacagGGTTCCAGTGtcaatttacaaactctcaaaagttatatacaatgattggccactctaatggaaaaatacaagtttctgGCTTTTGTCCCTGTACttctcctcggtcgtggcggtcgagtggctgactatgtacactccgcccctagagctctccaactcatggttgatccaattTTCCTTTGCCTATACTTGCACCACGtatcacctgtgagccaaggcgtagcaagaaaaccaaaaatagcaaaCACATATAGCAAAAAGAATATTTAATCATGCTTTTCTCATTTAAACATAAGGTACGAATATTCAATTAATCAACGATAACCACATAATACCAAGTTCTCAAATAATTGGAGTTGGCACACTTAGGTCGAGCCCCTGCTACTCTAGCTggccccggctcgcttaggccggtTGCGCTCAGTACGTTTACCGTTAACCCCAGCTCCCTTAGGCCAGTCATTCTTGTATATCATATCAGTTTTACAAACACATAGTACAAGCaatcaataattgggaatctcagtcccattcacaaccacacaagggtgcaattttcttaccttgaattccgagcgaAGAAAATAGAATGGTCTCGAGCATAATCCTTAGtcttgagccttggcgataaacgtagtcacagtggccaatgggtattCGTTAATGTATAATccaaataaaatacctaggagataaaaactagcatccgagacctcaatttctactaaactgggtagtacaTTTTCTCCCGAGTGCTTAGGTACGAATCCCTGAGCCTTACAACCTCTAAAAACCATTCCAAGGTAAAAATCCCTAGGTGGGTCGGAACTTGCCCCCAAGTTAGAGACCAAGAACCCCAAGCCACAGAGGaggcatgtaacgccctggctaccccagaacagttacggtgaacggtgaaccggaaatttgactcgctacccgagtcctttggttaaaaacgtgatctaagtgttattaccaagttaaggtgaaaaccagtaaaaaggaaagggtacatttcattaagtaaataaac
It encodes the following:
- the LOC133817643 gene encoding G-type lectin S-receptor-like serine/threonine-protein kinase At4g03230 isoform X1 translates to MSYRPVILVIQFLCLFVKTNFSLGTGGDTISANQSLSGFSTIVSAGGVFVLGFFSPGNNENYYVGIWYQVDPSRSVVWIANREKPVSYYSQLRISDGNLVLFNEAEASIWSTNVNSTSSSVQAVLRDDGNLVLIDGSNRLKILWQSFDHPSHTFLPGNKIGYNNITKTHRVLTSWKNSTDPSRSLYTFQLNETDNSYILLWNKSISYWSSGPWNGHNFRSIPGTLEVVYNLRFESNKNESYFTYSVKNTTMISRVFLDVSGQLKRYNWLSASKKWDFGGSHPSQQCEVYSFCGAYSLCDEKSLPFCRCLTGFHPKFQSEWDLKEYSNGCIRKTELQCRDDSADKVGGDIFLEIPYITLPENNQSLRAGTIQDCESKCLRMCSCIAYAHNSSGCSFWTEDLVNLKQLNAHDSNSKSLHIRLAASEFQDHKNKTSKFLKSKLLHVMLGTMAAAVLVLSIACSVYYQRRKKQTKSQGDKKKILEKQEVLLYDTEKQIANFMKLGQFREDERKGIDVPFVALESIIVATDNFSDANKLGKGGFGSVYKGKFPGGQEIAIKRLSSGSGQGLEEFKNEVTLIAKLQHRNLVRLLGYCVEKEEKLLLYEYMPNKSLNSFIFDQTLCVRLNWELRFDIILGIARGLLYLHHDSRLRIIHRDLKTSNVLLDEEMIPKISDFGLARIFGGKQTEASTRRVVGTYGYMAPEYALDGLFSIKSDVFSFGVMLLEMVSGKRNTGFYQSEETLSLLGYAWKLWKDNKVWDLVDATLSASCNANELMRCVNVGLLCVQEDPSDRPTMPNVVFMLGNETASLSNPKQPAFISWKSPFTSTSSSKPLSVNELTTSIVQGR
- the LOC133817643 gene encoding receptor-like serine/threonine-protein kinase SD1-7 isoform X3, producing MSYRPVILVIQFLCLFVKTNFSLGTGGDTISANQSLSGFSTIVSAGGVFVLGFFSPGNNENYYVGIWYQVDPSRSVVWIANREKPVSYYSQLRISDGNLVLFNEAEASIWSTNVNSTSSSVQAVLRDDGNLVLIDGSNRLKILWQSFDHPSHTFLPGNKIGYNNITKTHRVLTSWKNSTDPSRSLYTFQLNETDNSYILLWNKSISYWSSGPWNGHNFRSIPGTLEVVYNLRFESNKNESYFTYSVKNTTMISRVFLDVSGQLKRYNWLSASKKWDFGGSHPSQQCEVYSFCGAYSLCDEKSLPFCRCLTGFHPKFQSEWDLKEYSNGCIRKTELQCRDDSADKVGGDIFLEIPYITLPENNQSLRAGTIQDCESKCLRMCSCIAYAHNSSGCSFWTEDLVNLKQLNAHDSNSKSLHIRLAASEFQDHKNKTSKFLKSKLLHVMLGTMAAAVLVLSIACSVYYQRRKKQTKSQGDKKKILEKQEVLLYDTEKQIANFMKLGQFREDERKGIDVPFVALESIIVATDNFSDANKLGKGGFGSVYKGKFPGGQEIAIKRLSSGSGQGLEEFKNEVTLIAKLQHRNLVRLLGYCVEKEEKLLLYEYMPNKSLNSFIFDQTLCVRLNWELRFDIILGIARGLLYLHHDSRLRIIHRDLKTSNVLLDEEMIPKISDFGLARIFGGKQTEASTRRVVGTYGYMAPEYALDGLFSIKSDVFSFGVMLLEMDDISQYLFAGMEIVER
- the LOC133817643 gene encoding receptor-like serine/threonine-protein kinase SD1-7 isoform X2; translated protein: MSYRPVILVIQFLCLFVKTNFSLGTGGDTISANQSLSGFSTIVSAGGVFVLGFFSPGNNENYYVGIWYQVDPSRSVVWIANREKPVSYYSQLRISDGNLVLFNEAEASIWSTNVNSTSSSVQAVLRDDGNLVLIDGSNRLKILWQSFDHPSHTFLPGNKIGYNNITKTHRVLTSWKNSTDPSRSLYTFQLNETDNSYILLWNKSISYWSSGPWNGHNFRSIPGTLEVVYNLRFESNKNESYFTYSVKNTTMISRVFLDVSGQLKRYNWLSASKKWDFGGSHPSQQCEVYSFCGAYSLCDEKSLPFCRCLTGFHPKFQSEWDLKEYSNGCIRKTELQCRDDSADKVGGDIFLEIPYITLPENNQSLRAGTIQDCESKCLRMCSCIAYAHNSSGCSFWTEDLVNLKQLNAHDSNSKSLHIRLAASEFQDHKNKTSKFLKSKLLHVMLGTMAAAVLVLSIACSVYYQRRKKQTKSQGDKKKILEKQEVLLYDTEKQIANFMKLGQFREDERKGIDVPFVALESIIVATDNFSDANKLGKGGFGSVYKGKFPGGQEIAIKRLSSGSGQGLEEFKNEVTLIAKLQHRNLVRLLGYCVEKEEKLLLYEYMPNKSLNSFIFDQTLCVRLNWELRFDIILGIARGLLYLHHDSRLRIIHRDLKTSNVLLDEEMIPKISDFGLARIFGGKQTEASTRRVVGTYGYMAPEYALDGLFSIKSDVFSFGVMLLEMAWKLWKDNKVWDLVDATLSASCNANELMRCVNVGLLCVQEDPSDRPTMPNVVFMLGNETASLSNPKQPAFISWKSPFTSTSSSKPLSVNELTTSIVQGR